The following coding sequences are from one Triticum dicoccoides isolate Atlit2015 ecotype Zavitan chromosome 4A, WEW_v2.0, whole genome shotgun sequence window:
- the LOC119289035 gene encoding sphinganine C4-monooxygenase 1-like: protein MEMPRVSEETVAAVVPIAVYWAYAGVHTALGHSRLMDKYRLNTKDEEDRKNMVSKRAVILNVLMQHLMQLAALAVLAMVTGGRGATASKAAGGSRAEAYLTAAARIAVAVLVFDAYRYAWHRLAHINRFIYRHLHSWHHRIVVPYAFGAIYGHPIEVLIADTAGASLAVLVTGLSPHSPRATAVFLTLCTVKAIDNHCGVCLLPRRLQSVWNGAAYHGVHHMPRGVRYNFSDLFFVTWDHVFGTHMPYAVEERPGGDGLVLKPLPPTKATN from the exons ATGGAGATGCCGAGGGTCTCTGAGGAAACCGTGGCCGCCGTCGTGCCCATCGCCGTGTACTGGGCCTACGCCGGCGTGCACACGGCGCTGGGGCATTCGCGGCTCATGGACAAGTACAGGCTCAACACCAAGGACGAGGAGGACCGCAAGAACATGGTGTCCAAGCGCGCCGTCATCCTCAACGTCCTCATGCAGCACCTCATgcagctcgccgccctcgccgtgcTCGCCATG GTtacgggaggaagaggagcgacggCGTCCAAGGCCGCTGGCGGCTCACGGGCGGAGGCGTACCTGACGGCGGCGGCCCGGATCGCGGTGGCTGTGCTGGTGTTCGACGCGTACCGGTACGCGTGGCACCGGCTGGCGCACATCAACCGGTTCATTTACCGGCACCTCCACTCGTGGCACCACCGCATCGTGGTGCCCTACGCGTTCGGCGCCATCTACGGCCACCCGATCGAGGTCCTCATCGCCGACACGGCCGGCGCCTCGCTCGCCGTCCTCGTCACCGGCCTGTCGCCGCATTCGCCGCGCGCCACGGCCGTCTTCCTCACCCTCTGCACCGTGAAGGCCATCGACAACCACTGCGGCGTGTGCCTGCTGCCGCGCCGCCTGCAGTCCGTCTGGAACGGCGCCGCGTACCACGGCGTGCACCACATGCCGCGCGGCGTCCGGTACAACTTCTCCGACCTCTTCTTCGTGACGTGGGACCATGTGTTCGGGACACACATGCCCTACGCCGTCGAGGAGAGGCCGGGCGGCGACGGCCTCGTGCTCAAGCCCCTGCCGCCTACCAAGGCAACTAATTAG